One Argentina anserina chromosome 6, drPotAnse1.1, whole genome shotgun sequence genomic window, CGATTGCTAAGAATACAATATGTAAGACTGTTCTACCGGTGTTTGATTCTATGCATGAAAACGGCCAATGACAAGTAGCCAGCCTCAGCCTGTAGACACATTGCAATAATGTTACAAAACACCAGAAGCATCTCATCCTGCTGAATCCAACCCCTCTCGTGATGTAGCTGGCTGTTTTGAGCACGAGTAATAGCAAGAGACGATTATGAAGCCGTTTTCCATTGCTCAAAGAGCAATGCATACTGCATTGACAGGACCACAATCTACTTTAGCCAGACTTTGGTTTGGTGTTTGCATACAACCTTCTTTTCGATAGAGGGAAGATGATTTCAAGAACATTCTGAATGAACCCTTTATCATAAATGTTATTCTTAACCACGACCTCAACATCTTCGAGTGGAGATCTTCGGAATATGGTTCTCCATTTGCTCTCTGGAGGTTTTCTTTCACTGGTCATCCCATTAATACTTGCTTTAAGTGCTTCAGAACTCGCCCTTGCTTCGCTCAGCTTCCTCTGCCAGTTTATATAGTCTTGCCACTTGAAAGTCTATATCAAAATAACAGTACCTGGTTAGTTCTCATGTTTCACCTACAACAGATGCAGCTCCCCCCAAATGAAATAGTTTTAAGGAATAGTTGTATGTGTTTGTGTTCTAAACAACTATTCATCTTGCGTGTGTGAGTGCCAATTTAAAATCGCATTATAAACTAAACTAAATACATTGTACTAATAAAAATTCATGATATGACCACATTCTAGGAGAAACCCCAGAAGGCAAGCTTTATCTTTCATCAGAATAGAAAGAGCAACCACTGTTATTTCATGCTTCTTTACCAAGTGATTCTGTTTGAGACATGTAATCTAATACACCATCCCCACATGCTTAATGACTAACCTCTAAATTCCTGTTTAAAGTATTAAGAAGAAATGGCAAACTATGTTATTCAAAAGTCAGACAGAGATCTAAACCTCGTTAGTGGTAGTATTTGTGAGACAAAGTTTTGCATGGTAACCAAAGAATCCTGCGATTAACAATGCCATTATTGCAAGAAACATCATCAGTAATATTTGAGTGTTGTATGCCCCCACCAACCACTGCAAAACATCACAAAATAGTAAACGAGTTATGTTAGGGGAAATAAAATGCACAGTATAATGATCTCATAACCAAATATGCAAAAGTAGGCAATCtacacaattgaaaggcaCAATTATAGAAAGTATTACATCTCCAGATCAGATTAATGTAAGCTAACCTTTTACTATCAAGTTCAGACACTACCTATTTAATAATAGATACATATGAAAATAATCAAGTCCCCAAGGCTCTTTCAAGTTCTTTGACATATTTCAATTTAGACACGTTCTATCTATTATGGATTGATCTTTATGATTGAGAAAAGGAAATGATGCACATAGTCAAGCAGTCTCATATCCATGTAAAGATAATTTCTTTAACATGTTGCACCCAGAATACAGTTACCACCTAGAACTCTAGAAGTCAGCATGTCAGCTTGAAACTGAATCAGCCAACATTTTACTTCAGTGATTTTTCGCTTGCTGTATATTTCATTCACAACAACGTCTCTTGTTCACACAGGCCAGATTGAAAAACGTAAGGATCCtagtattttttattttaaactgaTATACAGTGATTTATTATGAATATGAAAAACAAATGTTTGCtgaataaaaacatattaacatTATAACAATCGGGGatcgtttcaaaaaaaaattcaggatTCTTACTGGCCTGAATTGCCAAAATGATATAATAAGCTCACCTGTATTACGTGTGGTGATAAACTAAGAAAAGTATTCTCTACACCATAATAAACTGCAATGAGAAATTGAGGAAAGGAATGTCAATTAGGTACACAAAACATAAGCAACCACTGTTTTTGTGACTTGAACTGTAATTCTACTTACCAATTAGAATATCAATAACTCTAAATTCTCTAACTTGTCCAGCAAGAATCAACCCAACGGCAACTGTTCCATATATGCAAAGTAAAGTGTGCCTGAGAAACCAGAAATGCATAACATTTAACAAAAAGAGCATGCACAGTAATCCAAGTTACAAAATAGTTGGAACCGGTAATTAAGATCGACACAAATGAAGATAAACAGCTCAACTTCATCCTCTAGCAGACAGATTCGTGCAAATTGTAAGGCAATAGAGAAAAGTTTGTATTGAGTTTCATGAAGGTAAATCAAATTAAAGTTTGTACAGAAAACATATCAAACTATTTTAGTTGTCATTCGTGCTAACACTGTAATGAAGTCCGCGTGACTAAAGTTCAACCAATTATCTGAATTATCAATCTCAAGAAGCTGATTGAATACCTATTTTTACCCAGTAGCAACATCTACAATTAAATTTAAGGGCAGAATAGACCACAAAAACCCACAAACAATCAAACAGTTCTGCTTCAGGAGATAGCACTTACCACAAAAGAAAAGCCATGAAGTAATGGATGTTTCTCTCACCTATACAATTATTCTGCAATCAAACCCAATATTGAATTCCAATAAGCACCTTATGGAATGAATATTTATAGTAAAaagaagattaaaaaaaatacgaGTTGGAGAAATTCAAACCATCCATCCACAATGATGGTCAAAGCGAGCAACACAGCGACCACATATGCTACAATGCTTAGATCTAGCAGGTCTGAATTAAATAGAAAGAAGATTATCAATATAAAGGAAAACCTTGGGCAATTTAGCTGTATGAGGGGAGGTTGATGGAGGACTCACTTTGGAAGTTTGC contains:
- the LOC126798760 gene encoding probable protein S-acyltransferase 17, yielding MGVEWLLVCHGLLTLLVLVSFFCGQWPIFDGTPIQRINHFLTFGICDYFQRFVGFVFGARGTSAIQNVEYFCCDRPNPTLQIIYLAVIGGTYYLVATSSFRYIPGYYIGEVHWYISFFAVAVGVLLFLLTSLSDSGTVKSDNVSVYLSAYPYDNVIYSEKECSTCKLPKPARSKHCSICGRCVARFDHHCGWMNNCIGERNIHYFMAFLLWHTLLCIYGTVAVGLILAGQVREFRVIDILIVYYGVENTFLSLSPHVIQWLVGAYNTQILLMMFLAIMALLIAGFFGYHAKLCLTNTTTNETFKWQDYINWQRKLSEARASSEALKASINGMTSERKPPESKWRTIFRRSPLEDVEVVVKNNIYDKGFIQNVLEIIFPLSKRRLYANTKPKSG